TTCTATTGACGAAATCTCTTTATCGTTAAAAAAGAAACGtggatttttctttctcttttgttggtttttcttcttttcttcccttCGATCGGCGAAGGTTAAAATAGATTAAAAGCGTGTATGAAATTTTTTTTAGAGATAAATTCATTTAAATTAGCATCATGTTTGGTGGAATAGAATTCTTGGTAATCCAGTTCCAGGGGAATGTGACCAATTCCTTGAATCAAACAACACAAATCAATTCTATACAATCAAGAATATTAATTCTTAGGAATCCGATTCCCTCCAAAATGGATTCCAAGGCTTAAAATAAAAGTAATTGAGTAACTCAAACAAACTCTAATTTACTGGATTTGAATTTGATTCACGGAAATTCAATTCCAAAAGTTGGATAACCTCATAATTGAATTCCTAGGATTTTAATTTTTTCGATCAAACAAAGTGTATAATCCATTGTTGGGTTATAACTGGTACTTGAatatgataaagaattttttggATAAATTATATCCGTGTCTTCAAGTTCTGATTGGGTAGTTCTTTTTTTCCTTTaactgttgttgttcttttttatCGGGGTTAAAATAGATTAAAAGAGCGTACAAAAGATAAGCAAATACATGTTCAAGAGCTACTTAAGCGCTTTATGCAAAAGAGTGAAAGCAAAACCCGAAGGACCAAAAAGAATGAAATACGTCTCAATCTTATCACGAATACTaggtttatgttgtttcaatttgacTACTTTTTATACGTTGAATGAAGCAAAAATGTACTAATAACTCGATATTCCATATAACGTACATGTACAAAAAGTAATACAGTTATGTAAAAAATTGTCCTTTTGATCTCTATAGCCTATCCCTAGAAACATATCTTTCCAACTTGGGATAAACAAAGATACCCTTGATTTGATCTCGAAATGACTAGGCTATGATTTTGTTTACCATCATCTTTATAGGACAAATTTACATGGGATTTTCTCTTTTCACACCTAAAGATGTAAAGCAAAACTAATAGAGAACGGTCCTGTCAGTGGTTAGTAATTTGTAACTGGAAATGTGTACACTAAAATGAAATAATACACGATGCTGCACTCAAGGAAATCACCCATCATCTGTTATTTTTTACACTGATTAATAACATTCACCCAATCGAATAAGCCATCTCGAAGATACAGTACATTGGCAGTAAATTTACATCATGTCATGAGAGCAAGAAAAGCACGCACAACCGATAATTTATACTGCACCATTTTTTTATTTGTGCATGTCATCCCTGCACAGACGGCATGCTAATCTTCTAACTGCATTGTTAGTACTCTATCGAAACTGGTTATCAGTACAAGGTCACTGGCATCACCCATTGACTTTATCATTGATATCACCAACCAGCTACTTAACTTTCATCACAAGGAAGAACCATTCCACGAAACCTTAACAAGTACAAGTATAGGGAAAGGTACCTAATTACCGCATGCATTAACGGAATATCGGTTTTTAAAAATGATTTTTATCGATTAGTAGGTTTCTTCGATCGCTTAAAAGGTTTCCGAACATTATCAAATCATTACAAATCTACGGATCTACATATTTTGAGGAGCGGGTGATCGAAAAGATAGTACTTAAATATTGAATTAAACTCTTAAAAAAGGTTAATCAAGCATGACTAAAAAAATACAAAGCTCTCGAGTGTGTATTATGCATGGTTTGCATCATCTTCTAACAACACGAATCCCAAATTCCAGGATCTTGATATAATGAACATGGGGTAAGACACAAGGAAACCTAATACTAGCATTGAAAGTCTTTCCATTTCATAATTCATACAAAAATATGATCATAATTCATATAACAAGTGATGTTTATTTAATCGAGTAAATATAACTAAGAGCACCTTTTTGAGTATTAACTTAAGAAAATTATTTGAGTTGTGTGCATTATTATCGCAATAATTAAAAAGAAAGTTTAGTTTAGGTGGTATCACCTCTTTTAAGGGCAGACAGATCGACTTGTATGCTTTCACTGTGATACGAATTATGCTGCACCTGCATAATATGAATTATGCAATGCATGCATAGGGACATTTGTCTTGCGAGAATTCTTACCGGATGGTCTTAAATCTATGCCGCACCTGCATAATATGATTTTAGTTATAATTTTCCATGATTTGTTTAAAATTATTCATTCCCATGATTTTGTAATAACATAATTCACCAAAACGTATTTTTCACTTTTACTGGAAACCACCAATGAGAAAATGAGTAATGGGAACTTTAGTTCTAACCAGTGCACAAAATTGCCTATAATAAATGGATTcagcataataaaaataaaataaagagaaccaaGTAAAACACCAAACTTTTACTTTTAAGtattttgaaattttaaattCAATTCCCTCAAAAACCTATCTCTTTCTTTCTATGTCACTCTCTCTCATTGTGTATTGGTTTCAAAGAAAAGCAATCCACCCTGCCAAAGCCAAAGCAAAAGAAATGTCTGTAATAAAGAAATCCAATCCATATATACaaacagagaaaataaaaaagaaaagcaaaGTAGAATAGGAATGACACCTTAATGTTCATCACTAGTACTACTACTCAATAATACCTTGAAAaatcttctctttctctctttaaCTAGATCGATCAATCTCACTTTAGCAACTAGTAGCTTTGCTTTCTTCATAATTCAGATGATACCTTCATCAGTAGATTTCAGTACTACCCATATTCTCATTGATCTTCAACTGAATTGCCATACTTCATCAGTTTTTCTGCTTGTTCATGCAAGACCCACACAGAAAAtccatcaataaaaggtatgttaaTTATCTATCTTCATTTATCTGTCATTCATCACTCTAACCAGCTTCAAAATCTTGTCAATGGTGATGTCAATGTCTATTATGGTTCGTCTTCATTTCCTCTAATTTTCTTTTTGATAGACTATAATTTCCTCTAATTACTTTTTGATTTCTGTATAGTAATAGAATCACAATTCAAATCTCTGAAAACAGTAAAAGAAAGACATTATTTAGTTTGGATCTATGAAAATTTGCTTCTAATCATAAGAAAGATTCGTGAGCAATGGAAAATTTAAAACTTTGAATTCCATGGCTTACCTAACAGCTAACAGTCTTAAATGTCATATTCAAATCAGTAGTCAGTACTAGAGAATAAGTCATTTTAACCGTACTTCACTAAAATACTGCTGAGCCTTAACAAAATCTAGCACATTATATGTACACTATGAAAAACATACAAGTACAACCATATGAGCCAATTTCAGTGTATTATAATGATAAAATTATTGCGTGATGATACTGGTGAGCTGACTTTGAAATTGATCGGAACCAAAtttgtgtgtatatatatcatgactgaactcaatttcaatttttttggatgaTAATTTTATAGGAGACCCTGGTACCAAAGAGCAATGGAAGTGGCAAATATATGGAAACCCATACCAACACCATCAAAGCCAATGACAGAGGTTGCAGCAACAATATCAAACAACAACTTAtggaaacccatatcttctttatcatcaacaacaacaacatcaaaatcaGAATTTCACGACAATAATTCAGCAAACAGACCAAAATTAAGAAAATCTTCATCTCTACGTGTGGCTGCTTCATTTACCAGGGTATGTCTTTGTGCGCCAATTTCTTCATACAATGAGGTTTCATTATTTAGGCAAGTAGATATTATTCCACCAAGGAGGAGTAATAGTTATCCAAGGGCAGCCAAGAGTAATTTGGAAGTGGTGCCCCAAGTAAAATTTCCTAATCATCATATGAGCAGAAGCAGTAGTGTCAATAGTAATAGGCTACCCCCTAGTAATAATAGTGTTCATGAAGTCAGAAAGGTGTTCAGGGGGAAATCATTAACTGATGATGTTTTGATGCGAAGATTTGTTGTTGAAGAATCAATGATGCATTCGAAGAAAAGAAATCAAATGGAAGTTATTAGGAGaagaagttgtttgagaagaaagAAACTTGGGCCTAGTCCCCTTAGTAAAATGGTGATTGCTGAAGATCACCATGACGATGAGGAGGAAGCATTTTGATattcataaaaacaaaatatgttatttatttttttggagttTTGTGATTGGTGTTAGTACATTCTTTTGGGTATTTTCATGTCCAGTTCTCAATGTGAAGCTAGTTAATTACTTTTGTAATTGCTTCAATTTATTTCTTACCACAATACCGTTTAATTAGATTTTGGATTATAAACAGATATATGTCTGATTTTCAACCAGATAGATAATTATAGGtctgtttttttttcaaatttgcaAATCTAGGCCTCCATCTATGTTTCCATCCAAATCCGTTATTTTTGTCAATTTTTCGATCAACATGGTCAATTTCTCATCAGATGAGATGAGTTAATGACGCGCAATTACCCGTTTGACCTCTATACACGTGTAAGTTATTAGGTGTATAAAGTAGCCACGTGTAAGGATACTGTCCCTATATGAGGATCTAGCAGAACTCTATGAGATCCAACGTCTGAAACGTTTCAGTCCAACTTCATTATAATCGAAGACACGTGGTGATCATCTGAGAgtgaaggaaaaaatggaaggCTATGATTATTTCACTTCGTAATTAACGACACCGTCATGAGATCTGAGTCGTTCATCTCAATTTTATTGGATCTCGATGTATTCGGTCGGCTGAGAAGAGATATACATGCGGGAAAAGGAGAGAGTAGAGAAAATAtctttcagtttctccattttCCCTTCTTCTCTCCATTTTCCCTTCTTCTCTCCATTTTTTCCCTCtgcaattttcttcttttctttcttctgtgCTATATATTTTCACTTTAGTCGTCTGAAACATCACTGATTTCTGTTACTGAGTAAAAAATAAGATGAGTATACCTAATAGATCAAAGAAACTACTAAGTAAGATAGATTCAGAGGCTAAAGCGAAGATggataaaagaaagaaaacaaagaaacgaCGAAGTAGAACACGAACTGAAAGGTAACAACGAGGCCCTTATTGTATTTGATTCAATTTATGGTTAGAATAGatttcaatttctagggtttatgggtATTTTCGATTTCTAGAGTTCATGGGTATTTTCGATTTCTTGGGTTTATGGATATTTTCGATTTCTTTGGTTTATgggtttttgttttgattcaaTTAGGTTTGAAGCTATTGAGATTTTCACtttattttctgttttttcttttctctttttctgtTGATTAGTATTTATTGATGTTAATTATATTGAGCCTGAGTCGACTGGTATTGACgattgatgagattgtttcctaTGTTGATTTGATTTCTTCAAGTTTTTTGTAACTAAGTTATTTTGAGGATTCATTCTAGATGCCTTGGTCAGGGTTATTAATCTTTGTCAGCTGCTTACTCTATAGTCTAAAAATTTGAACTGTTAACCACCCTCTCAGACATGCTATATGTTCAGAACCCACGACCTCCAATGGTTTCCAGCACTGATGTTAAAAATTCCTGTGACTGATAAACTAGATAGTAGCTTGTACTTTTTTGAGGATTTAAGCATGTTGAAGTAAATGTCAAATTGATTAGGTTATGGAAGTTGGTATAATGTGATTTTGGTAAAGTTAATTCATGGATTGGATTGATTTATATGCTAGATCTAGGATTTTTGTTCAGAACTTTGGGAACTTTAGTATGAAGGTTATCAAATTTAAATCAGTAGAATCATGCATAGCTTTTAAGTATTCACTGCTTAGGTCAGATCTGCTTCAACATTGAATTCATTATAGTGAGATTTTAGTAGGATTTTTTCATGCTGTTCTCAGGAATCGGAGATTGAATTTCACTTTTGCATATGTTATTTTCTGTCATACGTTTTTTTTTTGGCCAAATAAATATTCATTGATGTGATCTTTGTGATCTTAATTCGGTTTATACTCCATTGTCATATTGATCCGTCCCTATAACTTTGTTCCCTCATAATAGTTTTGTGGACTCAGACTTCTATGACAGAAGTCACAGAACCTAATGTTAGACTTCCTCAAGAATGCGCTGAACTGCTAGTATTTCTCAAGAATGCGTTGAACTGCATTAAGGGTCTTATGGACTAGTTTTGGGCCTTAGTGGTATTTGTACTGAATTTCTGCTTCTGGAATGTAGTATCTAATGTTTATGTCTTGTGACTATAATTGAATTTAGAACTGATAGTTACTTGTCTTGGTGATAATCACTGGTGAAAGCCTGAAAGGTGCTTAAATATCTGGGAACCCTTTGTAACTCGAGGCATGTATCCACTTTTAATCATTAGATATACTCTCACTTACTTTTCTTGTTGGTAACCTCTACAATTTGGTATGTAGATATACCCACTTTTAATCATTAGTTCTGTGTGGTATTGTGGAAAGGCTTTTCTGGTGGAAGAGCTAAAAATTTTACTAGGAAATATCCACGTGGTTATTGATAAGAAAGATTAGTATCCAGATTTCCCTGTTCTTCTctttgatttgatatttgattagGTTTGAGCTTTATTAGGGTTGATATTTGATTTGATTAGTTTTATTTGAATGCATTAATCGTAATCTAGTAACATATGATGATCAATTTGTGGTGAGATTAGGTTTCAACGTGTGGAAATTGTATTCATAGACTCAGAGAAATATGAGGTAATTTAAATTGATAAGATGAATTGGAAGAATGAGTTTAGGCACAGTACATAACTGTGTTTGTTTAACTGTGTTTAGAAATAGTACATAACTGTGTTTGTTTATCTGGAATCAGTTGGATTTTTTTGGCTTGTTTTGCATGAATTTTAGTCAGTCAACAACATCTTAGTTTGAGGTACCTGAGTTATCCCTAGCTATTTACTGCTGATTATTTGTAGTATATTCAAACATGGAGGTCACTAATATTaatattttgttgttgatttttaGGGTAGTTTGAGTTTGACCTCAATCtattgatttttgtttatttgtGAATCAATTTTCACTTTGTTTATCACTCTGTTTTTAGTTATGCTGAGGATAGTTAATATGCTTATGTCTCTGTTTGGACAACTCAAATGTGATGCTGATGGAATTGATAACAAAGTACTATGCTCATGTATTGTTTTTAGTGTCTATTTGCTTTTCTAATTTGATTTATGTCTCTTGTAGAAATGATGTTGAAGATGACAGGATTCCCTTCAGAAGTTTTAAGGTAAATGTGATGGGAACTTGTCAGAGTTTTGAGTTCAGGGACTGTGctagagaagatatgggtcttGATAGGTTAACTGACATGATCAGGACAAACTTGAGACTGAAGGGTGATGAAATCATAGACATATTATGGTCAGAGGATGCTTGTACTCCAATGTCTTTGTCTgaggaaaaaaaattcaagtgtATTTGGGATAGATTAGAATTTGATGAGAATGGTTGGAGTCAGGTTTATATGCAAGTGCTGGAGAGTAGTAAGGATGGTGATGAACCCTGTGAGACAGTTCCTCCACACAAGTACATGACACCAATTAagaagacacacccaaagaagccaatatccaaaaaaaaatacaccaaAGAAAGCAGCAATATATGAACAAATTAACTCAAGAAGAAACTCAAGCAGTATCAAATGGAAATACACCTAGTAGTTCAAGAAGAAGTCCTAGGTTAGCAGTATTGTTTAAGAAACAAATTGCAGGAAAAAGTAAGGGCAGTAAGAAGAAGTTGTTTGTTGACATAtcagataatgaagaagaagtgtTTGAACAAACTCAACAAACACAATCAACTGTAAATAATGAAATACCTATTCCATATGTATATATTCCTCAGTTCTGTGAAGAAGCTCAACCAACTCAGGCTAGTGTGGCTGAAAACATGCTTGAACAAGAAGCATATTTTCAAGGTGCAACACAAGCAAGTGTGGATAATGAAGAAAAAAAGTTTAATCATGATTTCTGGGTTGAAGCTACAACccaagcaagtgttgttgaagataTTTACAAGTTGAGTCTAGAATATCAGAAGAGTGATGAGTTTGTAGTTCAACTTCCAAATATTGAAGAAGGTGAGTGCCATCCTGATGAGGATATTAACAATGTCCCTGGATATGAACAAAAGTTTAAAGATGACATGGAGTACAAGAAGTTTTTGAAGAAGGTTGAGAATGGGTGTTTATCGGACAAGGGAAGTGACAGTGAGAGTGAAAGTGATAATGATGTTGATAGTGTTGATGGGGATCCAGAATTTGGTGAAGTTGAGGTGGAGAATGACAAACAAGGTAatgttttgtgtttatatttgttgtttgttatgtttgttgTTTATTAAAATTGGATTTGATGCTTAGTACTTACAAAGAATGTAATTACATTTGTTGTTTGTTACTAAATTTGtctttatgtttttgttttctttgtttaatTGCAGAGGACCATTATGGGGACTTACTGGATTCTGAATCTGAAAAGGAACCTACTGGTAATGTTTTTTGTTTACATATGTAGTGtgtatgtttacataattttcattgTTTACATTTGTTGTACatttgttgtgtatttatgtgttttgtttttcttaatcagATGAAGATGAACATGTTGGGGTGGGGCAGACTTCAGTTGAGCCCGAGTGCAGTGGGGTTACTCATGATAATTCAGAGTTTGAGAAGGAATATGCAGATCACTTCAAGGAAGAAGATGTTTAGGAAATGTTCCCAGTTGAAGATGAAGAGTCATTGGATCCAAATGACCTCATAGTTGGAAGTAAGTTCATGAGTAAATATTCTTTCTACAAGCATGTGAATAATtactgttgttagagcatagctcggttgaacccaccaagcgttgttatgatcctagtacctagtcaaccgaattttggaaagttagtgtaactatgcacagtactcacatggaaggtacaACCGAAACTTgtattggtagaaccgataaacccatgattgtgattgaatgttatttgatcaatcacatagttcttgaaagtcagatgaaccaattctaaacttgtttggaagtgtgcaaaatcggtttcaaggttgtaagtgtgaaagagaacttacaaagtaaggatgtcgacgtactttgaacacgtgctatgaatgtttattatttaattgttcaaagttattctttaatagataagggaagagaatcccagtaagttaagaatcttttaattaaggtatttaacttcatattgtagggaaataagaattagtaatgtgcatttactaattagagattttccaagagatttcaatcattatttttggacagagcatttctaggaattatgaaaaccgaatttgtgctttaatgaatatcttgagaatattttcggttttggaaatttcttagtgtccaaacttccttgtctataaatacttgaagttttccttcctagcaaactaatccttcgtaacaacaagcttcctctttgttgtgttgttactggtgtagccgcctattcagagaggagagtaacctaattaggcgaaatctcttacggccgctcagtttaaagtcttctttgggattgagaatctctatcgtgtagcgttggtgggaaactagataattgcggtttatcttttgttttcattgatttgattgactaatcactacaccattttttccgatTCGAAACGGTTATTGAGCGTTACAAATCGGGGTTGTAACAGCTCTGGACCGTTACGAAAAGGGGTGCTACAATTTTTTTGTAACGGCCCAGCAGCCGTTACGATTTTTTTCTAACAGCTCTTGTAACAGCgaagagccgttactacgtggcactgtcgtaacatgcgagagccgttacgaatttatttagtaacagAACGTTGTAACAAGCTgaggccgttacgaattttttgcagcaataaaaaaattactgccggtcaaccttgacctggtcaaaatcagtcagcaatgaccaattttgaccaggtcaaggttgaccggcagctCATTCTCGGCCGGAATACGCCGGAATTCAAAATAACCACCTGCATACACCTTTATTTTATCCTTTACAATTAACAATATTTTTCAATCAATTCATATTATACCTAATCAATTCATATCTAcacattcatataaaaaaaacacaaatttttctaagtatcaatttttttttgtgaagtaTCAAATTCGGAGGGAATACATAGACAGAAATTTACTAAGTTTCAAAGTTCAGTTCATAGAAACTTAAAAAACTTTCTAAGTTCCTAACTTATATTTAAGTTTTCCCATGTCACAGGCTAACAGAAACACAAACACGACTCATATAAAATCCTTCTCATGCCGCAGACTGCTGTATCTGAAGCAGGATAGACAAAGATGATGGAATCCAACGGGACAACAACTATGTATCTTCAATCCAATGACCATTGCTCTTATAGGATTTCTCTACCAAGAAAGAAGCAACTACGCAGTACTTCACCTGCAGACACAAAACACTGTTAACAACGGTTTAACAGCGGCAATACCCTGCATACACCTTTCAATACATTCATAACCACACtcaacaacaatttcttcaatcTAAGCAAAAGAACATTCATTCAATTCATCTCAGGTTTATATAACAAAAGAACTGAAATTTCTCTAAgtaccaaacttttttttttttgttaagtaccGAATTTCTAAAGGAATACATGGAAGGTTCCAAATTTCTAAGGGAACACATACAAACTTACTAACTTCCTACAAAACTTGAGTACATGGAActtacaaatcttgaagctcctttgTTCTCCACCCTTTCTGATGAAATAGAGCATCATTCATAACCGCAACTAGTTCATTATATCCTTTGCAGGCTTGCTTTATTGAAAGCTTGGGCATCAGAAAACTCGATGTAGGCAATCCTGCAAAATACAACAGGCAACATTATTACGACAAGTAAACTGGAAGAAATAATACTCAAAATACGCAGCAAGTAAATGCAAACAAGCAATAAAAAACAACTCAAAATACGCAGCAAGTAAATCCTCCTCAGACAACCAATCAGAAGTGATTACACTGGTAAGATAATGTTGATTAACTTCTTTTGCTATCAAGCAGATGTTGAATGAGAGGTCAGACAAATCCATGGAGAAAAGTAACTGTGAAACCATATTAGCATTTGTGAATACCTCTAAGAAGATTGGAGTTAGAAATCTTGATAAGAATCGGCAAACGTTGATTTTCCTTTCCCCTCGTCCAACTTCTCTTCTACCTGTATAATGATAAAAGGAAACTCATACAGATGAGGATCAAAAGTGGAAGTGACAGTATATGTGTGGAGTAAGTATAAATTAAGCATTAACAGACTTTGCCTAATTAATACGCATCTAAACAAAAGTTGCAGAGTTTCTTTGTAAGCAAACTTAAGCAATTTGTACAACTTCCACAAATACAAGAATGCAATCAGAAGTTTAAGAAACAGAAACATactttttttatttcctttttctgaTTTTCCTTTTCTGATCTCCAAGCAATGTAAAGCAGACGTAACCCGAAAAAAGCATAAATACTGGATATATAACAGCATAAAACAACCATTAGACCAAGAGTTATGACTTCCATTTTGCATAGAAGAATAAAAGCAGTGCAGTTATTGGACAAACACTAAACTGGGCAAGCATCCAAACATAAATGACCAACAACCAACCATCCTCAAACAGTTAAAGGTAAATACCTGTAGCTGCACTATTCGTGTGCTTCCTTGATATCAAATTTGGCACTATCCGACCAAGTCCAGTAGAAAGCACCTACAAATACAGGAATTTGACATTCAGAATACAGAACATTGACATGAAATGAAATCCTATTAACAAGCAACTAGGAGAAGGTACCAGATGTTAGTTCTCTAATCTTTCTCACCTGCACATATCCAAAATCCAACCAACCAACAAACCAAATCCTTAATTTCAGATTTATACCAAAATATACAAACAAAAGTTGATAAGAGTTTCCAGAGTATTGACTTCATACCAAGAACATTTTGATTTCTAGTAGCTCTGATGATGATTTCAGTTCTCATAGGAGTAACCCTAACTTCAACACCAGAGTAACCATTTTCAGCAAGCTCTCTATCAAAGAATACTCCTCAGCAACAAACTGTAAATCAGAATCGAAACGATTGATTTCAGCCtcaaaaaatcatcaaaagatCAGAATAAATGAAACAGGAAGATGGATTGAAGGAGGATTTACCTTTCTTTTCTAACGAAAAAACCAAAAACATCATTCAACAACAACTACAAATCGAAACCAAAATAggaataaaaccctaatttaaacatttttccacgaaaatatcaaaaccctagttttaaaaCATGAAATGAAGAAAACATATTAGGGGTTTTGATGTAAAATTAATGGTAAAGATGATACTAATATAGATCTAatgagaaattagggattttttcttcttctatttcttctgaaaAAATCATATCGGTGTAGTGATTTGGAGATAACAGCGACGGAGTGATTTGGTTGTTTCTGATGGTGTTGCTGATGGTGGTGGTAGTACAAAGGCGACGAACTTGCAGAGAGGTGGTTTTTCTTCCATGAactgaagaagaatgaagaatgaaAAAGATGGAGGTCGAGTGAtagaaatttgggaagaaaatgaaaaatattacGAAGGCATGGGAGGAAAAGACATAGCAGGCATGTGAATCGCACACAGatgggaggaaatatcctctgGTATAACTCATCGTGGGTGGAAACATAATGCcacgcatgtgaatggcacacgcaCATTTTGAAGGTGTTACCACCCtggtgtgaccaagcgtgtgactggCACGCCTAAAAATATTTCGTAACGGCTTAACACTGTTACggatttttaaaaaaattagtaACGGCTCTCGCCTGTTACGACTGTTTTGTAACGGGCGTTTGTAACAGGGAATTCGTAACGGCCCATAAACCGTTACGAATTGCTGTTGCGATtccgggaatttggtgtagtgaatggtggttgaactttgattgcacctatttttttatgcttgagaatcttctcttctgatataagattcactcaaactagttcagagtttcgacatggatcttaagactgttgttagttctaaagacgatcttatgataatccattgttaacagactccattttgtgcgtgattgatcacaagagattcaagtgattgtgtgcaggttattattgaagatttaagaagatttgaagacgaagaagatattgaagatttctgatttgtgggttcataatatttggtgtgcacaatacttgtttcggtaaaagagtatccaattaataatcagtttatgcTTGTGatatcgacatcaa
The genomic region above belongs to Papaver somniferum cultivar HN1 unplaced genomic scaffold, ASM357369v1 unplaced-scaffold_7, whole genome shotgun sequence and contains:
- the LOC113343925 gene encoding uncharacterized protein LOC113343925, which codes for MQDPHRKSINKRRPWYQRAMEVANIWKPIPTPSKPMTEVAATISNNNLWKPISSLSSTTTTSKSEFHDNNSANRPKLRKSSSLRVAASFTRVCLCAPISSYNEVSLFRQVDIIPPRRSNSYPRAAKSNLEVVPQVKFPNHHMSRSSSVNSNRLPPSNNSVHEVRKVFRGKSLTDDVLMRRFVVEESMMHSKKRNQMEVIRRRSCLRRKKLGPSPLSKMVIAEDHHDDEEEAF
- the LOC113343846 gene encoding uncharacterized protein LOC113343846, which produces MNKLTQEETQAVSNGNTPSSSRRSPRLAVLFKKQIAGKSKGSKKKLFVDISDNEEEVFEQTQQTQSTVNNEIPIPYVYIPQFCEEAQPTQASVAENMLEQEAYFQGATQASVDNEEKKFNHDFWVEATTQASVVEDIYKLSLEYQKSDEFVVQLPNIEEGECHPDEDINNVPGYEQKFKDDMEYKKFLKKVENGCLSDKGSDSESESDNDVDSVDGDPEFGEVEVENDKQEDHYGDLLDSESEKEPTDEDEHVGVGQTSVEPECSGVTHDNSEFEKEYADHFKEEDV